From the Solanum pennellii chromosome 4, SPENNV200 genome, one window contains:
- the LOC114076872 gene encoding uncharacterized protein LOC114076872 yields the protein MKKKKDQELAKPIPHLYQSFPIQECAEPEDCGEGICDLFKEINAIIEEEVEPAVIRDAEPGEMLQNWTSTPILMSRTLRNISYRPANVMSCHELNEQNETDDDKVDDYEEENGEPDYVAEEFRQFENQHKPNLEETETSFVDCYAGYHQILMDEEDAEKTAFITPWGVYHYKVMPFGLKNAGATYMRTMTTIFHDMIHKEIEVYVDDVIIKSRESSDHLTHLRKFFERLRRYNLKLNPAKCAFGVPSGKLLGFIVSRRAQSTVVCEPIFKLLKKDAPTKWTEECQTAFDAIKSYLSNPPVLVPPREGSPLLLYLSVSDSAFGCVLGQHDETGKKERAIYYKSKKFTPYESRYTLLERTCFALTWLAQKLRHYLSSYTTYLISRMDPLKYIFQKAMPIGKLAKWQMLLSEFDIVYVTQMAIKAQALADHLSENPVQGEWAVKNPKIIPYVQYVQNLSDALATIALMIKHPDTDYIDPLDIELKEHPVHCSHVESEPDGLPWYFDIKRYLESGTYPEDTTSNQKKSIRRMALNFFLNGEVLYRRTPDLVLLRCVDAVEAVRLIEQIHAGVCGSYKSVTNKVVADFVRNNLICRFGVPKSIITDNGANLNSHLMKEICEQFKITHRKSTAYRPQMNGAVEAANKNIKKILRKMIDKHRGWHEMFPYALLGYRTTVRTSTGATPYLLVYGTEAVIPVEVEIPSLRIIQEAELSNDEWVRKRVDQLTLIDEKKMVAVCHGQLYRQRMTRAFHKRVRARNFEVGQLVLKRIFPHQDEYKGKFAPNWQGPYMVRKVLSGGALVLSEMDGSVWPKSINSDAVKRYYGDRIYEKDSKILQKKPSPQQVKLKTFRDLQLEQNFLRRSQKFHDLFSYSGKMSKIVYSFALRSAKFSRRMNMESSQRGENYPQNQ from the exons atgaagaagaaaaaggatcaAGAGTTGGCTAAACCGATACCGCATCTGTATCAATCCTTTCCAATCCAGGAGTGCGCCGAGCCTGAAGACTGtggggaaggaatctgtgacCTCTTCAAGGAGATCAACGCTATTATCGAGGAGGAGGTCGAGCCAGCTGTTATTCGTGATGCTGAACCAGGGGAGATGCTGCAGAATTGGACTTCCACGCCAATCCTGATGTCTCGAACTCTTCG taacaTAAGTTACAGACCCGCCAATGTAATGTCATGTCATGAgctaaatgaacaaaatgagacAGATGACGACAAGGTTGACgactatgaagaagaaaatggggAACCAGATTATGTTGCAGAGGAATTTCGACAGTTCGAGAATCAGCATAAACCGAATCTGGAGGAGACGGAAACA TCATTTGTGGACTGTTACGCAGGTTATCACCAAATTCTGATGGATGAAGAAGACGCGGAAAAAACGGCTTTcattacaccttggggtgtatatcactACAAGGTGATGCCGTTCGGCCTCAAGAACGCCGGTGCCACTTACATGAGAACCATGACGACTATTTTCcatgacatgattcataaggaaATTGAAGTGTACGTGGACGACGTCATAATCAAATCCCGCGAGAGTTCAGATCATTTGACACACCTGAGAAAATTCTTTGAACGTCTGCGTCGgtacaacttgaagttaaatcccgCCAAATGCGCTTTTGGAGTCCCATCTGGgaagttgttgggatttatagttaGCAGAAGGG CACAATCAACAGTGGTGTGCGAGCCTATTTTCAAGTTGCTGAAGAAAGACGCCCCGACTAAGTGGACTGAGGAGTGCCAAACTGCTTTCGATGCTATCAAGAGCTACTTGTCTAACCCACCGGTATTGGTTCCTCCGCGTGAAGGTAGTCCTTTGTTGCTATATTTGTCTGTCTCAGATAGTGCCTTCGGATGTGTACTTGGCCAACACGACGAGACAGGAAAGAAGGAAAGGGCTATTTACTATAAaagcaagaagtttactccGTACGAGTCTCGTTACACGTTATTGGAGAGAACATGTTTTGCTCTAACGTGGCTTGCCCAGAAATTGAGACACTATTTGTCTTCGTATACTACATATCTCATTTCCAGAATGGATCCGTTGAAGTACATTTTCCAGAAAGCGATGCCGATCGGAAAGTTAGCTAAATGGCAAATGCTGTTGAGTGAGTTTGATATCGTGTATGTGACTCAGATGGCAATAAAGGCACAGgctttggctgatcatcttTCAGAAAATCCC gttcaaggtgaatgggcTGTGAAGAACCCAAAAATTATACCTTACGTACAGTATGTGCAAAATCTGT ctgatgctcttgccaccatcgCTTTGATGATCAAACATCCGGATACTGATTACATCGACCCGCTGGATATAGAGTTGAAGGAGCACCCCGTCCATTGTTCACATGTTGAATCGGAACCAGACGGTTTgccttggtattttgatataaagaggTACTTGGAGTCTGGGACATATCCAGAAGACACTACATCTAATCAGAAGAAGTCGATACGTCGTATGGCTCTCAATTTCTTCCTAAATGGAGAAGTCCTGTATAGGAGGACTCCGGATTTGGTTCTTTTAAGATGTGTAGATGCTGTTGAAGCTGTGAGgcttattgaacagatacatgctgGAGTTTGCG gctcttacaagtcggtaaccaaTAAAGTGGTGGCCGATTTTGTccgcaacaatctgatatgcagaTTTGGAGTTCCAaaatccatcattactgataacgGTGCAAACCTCAATAGTCATTTGATGAAAGAGATATGTGAACAATTTAAGATTACTCATCGAAAGTCAACCGCTTATCGCCCCCAAATGAATGGAGCTGTAGAGGCCgccaacaagaatatcaaaaagatcttgaggaaaatgattgacaaacATCGAGGTTGGCATGAAATGTTTCCATACGCTTTACTAGGTTATCGAACGACGGTTAGAACATCGACTGGTGCAACTCCATACTTACTAGTATATGGAACAGAGGCGGTCATACCTGTTGAAGTCGAGATACCGTCGTTGAggatcatccaagaagctgaaTTAAGTAACGATGAATGGGTTAGAAAACGGGTTGATCAACtaactttgattgatgagaagaaaATGGTTGCTGTATGCCATGGCCAACTGTATAGACAGAGAATGACTCGCGCTTTTCACAAAAGAGTAAGAGCCAGAAATTTTGAAGTCGGTCAATTGGTTCTTAAGcgtatttttcctcatcaagacgaATACAAAGGAAAGTTCGCGCCAAATTGGCAGGGTCCTTACATGGTTCGTAAAGTACtatctggaggtgctttggtcctgtcAGAGATGGATGGCAGTGTATGGCCTAAATCTATCAACTCAGATGCTGTTAAGAGATACTATGG GGACAGAATTTATGAGaaggactcaaaaattctccaGAAGAAGCCTTCTCCTCAGCAAGTCAAACTAAAGACATTTCGAGATCTGCAACTGGAACAGAATTTTTTGagaagatctcaaaaattccatgaTTTGTTCAGTTACAGTGGAAAGATGAGCAAGATA GTTTATAGCTTTGCTTTGAGATCGGCCAAATTCTCCCGACGAATGAATATGGAGAGCTCCCAAAGAGGAGAAAACTATCCCCAAAACCAGTAA
- the LOC107016648 gene encoding uncharacterized protein LOC107016648 → MPPHPQDTQTAPPPQNQNQNPTAFNPQTPHPHLSQNTNPQTHPQNYQTAQNVPSPSIAPPLPKRTTFQVPIPAEHEVHGSELDHYEEQEREWKAREEAKIDIKEEIKRAMKELQCIPDVAGLSYAELCIHPDLNLPEGFKIPKFDTFGGVGNPMAHLRAYCDQLVGVGKDEALLMRLFSQSLCGEALEWFTSHETRQWPSWSALAKDFIDRFTWRKEAARVRPPMTEKEIVEVFVRVQEPEYYDRIILLIRAKFAEIVKVGETIEDGLKSGKISRVSASPGYSRLMRKKREEVAIQSGYDPSRPKFEKRPLRNFTALAESRTKLFERLSVAGYIHPVGPKPVDVNSKFYKPEQRCAYHSNSVGHDTEDCINLKHMIQDLIDQEVFSLQPAAPNVNTNPLPNHGGGNINMIETDEDECETKRITPVAQEDLERAVASLTVREKREFVILTPTKVVALVPSKTLAKPSLSSKLPWPKA, encoded by the exons ATGCCACCACACCCCCAGGATACTCAAACAGCCCCACCgccccaaaatcaaaatcaaaatccaacCGCCTTCAACCCCCAAACACCGCATCCCCACTTAAGCCAAAACACCAATCCTCAAACCCACCCACAAAACTACCAAACTGCCCAAAACGTCCCAAGTCCTTCTATAGCTCCACCCCTCCCAAAAAGAACCACCTTCCAAGTTCCCATTCCTGCCGAGCATGAGGTGCATGGTTCCGAGTTGGATCACTACGAGGAGCAGGAGAGAGAGTGGAAGGCAAGGGAAGAGGCAAAGATTGACATAAAGGAGGAGATTAAAAGGGCTATGAAAGAGTTGCAGTGCATTCCAGACGTCGCCGGATTGAGTTATGCAGAATTGTGTATCCACCCAGACTTGAACCTTCCCGAAGGGTTCAAAATCCCGAAGTTTGATACCTTTGGAGGGGTAGGCAACCCCATGGCGCATTTGAGAGCGTACTGCGACCAActcgtgggagttggcaaaGATGAGGCTTTATTGATGAGGCTTTTCAGCCAGAGTCTGTGCGGGGAGGCCCTAGAATGGTTTACGTCACACGAAACCAGGCAGTGGCCCAGTTGGAGCGCGCTAGCCAAAGACTTCATTGATCGATTCAC ATGGAGAAAAGAAGCAGCAAGGGTGAGGCCTCCAATGACTGAAAAGGAGATTGTAGAAGTGTTTGTGCGGGTGCAAGAGCCCGAATACTATGACAGAATCATTTTGTTAATCAGAGCCAAATTCGCCGAGATAGTCAAAGTTGGCGAGACTATCGAAGACGGTCTGAAGTCGGGGAAGATATCCCGAGTATCCGCGTCGCCTGGGTATTCCAGATTGATGAGGAAGAAGAGAGAGGAAGTTGCCATT CAAAGCGGGTATGATCCTTCTCGTCCCAAGTTTGAAAAAAGGCCTTTGAGGAATTTTACCGCACTGGCTGAAAGCCGGACCAAGCTATTCGAAAGACTATCCGTGGCCGGATACATCCACCCTGTGGGGCCCAAGCCGGTGGATGTCAACTCTAAGTTCTACAAACCTGAGCaaagatgtgcttatcattccaacagtgttggACATGACACAGAAGACTGTATCAATCTTAAGCACATGATCCAGGATCTGATCGACCAGGAGGTATTCTCCCTCCAACCGGCAGCGCCAAACGTCAATACAAATCCGTTGCCTAATCATGGGGGTGGAAACATTAATATGATAGAAACGGACGAAGACGAGTGTGAAACCAAGAGGATTACTCCTGTTGCGCAGGAAGACTTGGAAAGGGCTGTCGCTTCTTTAACCGTCAGGGAAAAGAGAGAGTTTGTTATTCTGACACCTACAAAggttgttgccttggtgccCTCAAAAACTCTCGCCAAACCAAGTTTGTCATCGAAACTGCCGTGGCCCAAGGCATGA
- the LOC107017210 gene encoding uncharacterized protein LOC107017210 — protein MDPICYRQLPPQTRKSSMDANQLTVMDPIEHSKKPGQLRMPPMDAHQLTAMNATEHTKKPEQCRNITNAERTAPTPSNLTAPTKLPELPPTLVEWAYADLTKLRINYLRRQHAHIRAFIRSTNLQEPSGAN, from the exons GAAATCCTCTATGGACGCAAATCAACTGACTGTTATGGATCCAATAGAACATTCAAAAAAACCCGGCCAATTGAG GATGCCCCCTATGGACGCACATCAACTGACTGCTATGAACGCAACGGAACATACCAAAAAACCCGAGCAATGCAG AAATATAACAAATGCTGAAAGAACCGCACCCACTCCTTCAAATCTGACCGCTCCTACAAAACTGCCAG AACTACCTCCAACACTCGTGGAATGGGCATACGCGGACCTAACAAAATTGAGAATAAACTACCTGCGGAGACAACACGCCCACATTAGAGCCTTCATTCGTTCTACAAACCTACAAGAACCCTCAGGAGCTAATTAA